The proteins below come from a single Aphanothece sacrum FPU1 genomic window:
- a CDS encoding glycosyltransferase family 4 protein, translating into MRILYDGQIYKYQVTGGINRYFSNIIKGLSNNYYPTLLTENNRDLNYPEHPNLKIIRWHQKFRPERVRILVDKLYAEAINRFNNFDIVHPTYYSLVNRQSIESYRLPMAITVYDMIHELFANNLPDSRFTIPIKRKAIMAAQAIICISENTKQDLINLYAVPEEKIWVTYLAPEIDISLSYSSETIPQAPYYVFIGSRSKYKNFDRLLSAFAQVCDVESDLKLCVIGAPFNKQELKMIDDLKLDNRLENYGYVTDTHLAKLYRNSIALVYPSLYEGFGIPPLEAMACETAVIASNCSSIPEVVGEAALLFNPESIDDLIESLRFLLKNPIERDNFIQKGKERTKLFSWEKTVSQTIDVYRSLGK; encoded by the coding sequence ATGCGAATTCTTTACGATGGTCAAATATATAAGTATCAGGTAACTGGCGGAATTAATCGTTACTTTTCTAATATAATTAAAGGACTTTCTAATAATTATTACCCAACTTTATTAACGGAAAATAATCGTGATTTAAATTACCCTGAACACCCCAATTTAAAAATCATCAGATGGCATCAAAAATTTCGTCCTGAGCGTGTTCGTATTCTGGTTGATAAGTTATATGCTGAAGCAATTAACAGATTTAATAATTTTGATATTGTCCATCCGACCTATTATTCATTAGTTAATCGACAAAGTATTGAATCTTATCGATTGCCAATGGCAATTACAGTTTATGATATGATTCATGAACTTTTTGCTAATAATCTACCGGATAGTCGTTTTACAATTCCCATCAAACGTAAGGCTATTATGGCAGCACAAGCAATCATTTGTATTTCTGAAAATACAAAGCAAGATTTAATCAATCTATATGCTGTTCCAGAAGAAAAAATTTGGGTGACTTATTTAGCTCCCGAAATCGATATTAGTCTTTCCTATAGTTCTGAAACTATTCCTCAAGCTCCTTATTATGTGTTTATTGGCAGTCGTTCTAAATATAAAAACTTTGATCGTTTACTCTCTGCATTTGCTCAAGTTTGTGATGTTGAGTCAGACTTAAAACTTTGTGTTATTGGCGCACCATTTAATAAACAAGAACTCAAAATGATTGATGACTTAAAATTAGATAATCGTCTTGAAAATTATGGCTATGTCACAGATACTCATCTAGCTAAACTTTATCGTAATAGTATTGCCTTGGTTTATCCCTCACTTTATGAAGGGTTTGGCATTCCTCCCTTAGAAGCTATGGCTTGTGAAACGGCTGTTATTGCGTCCAATTGTTCTAGTATTCCTGAAGTAGTGGGAGAGGCTGCTTTATTATTTAATCCTGAGTCGATTGATGATCTTATTGAATCATTAAGATTCCTCTTAAAAAACCCAATTGAACGGGATAATTTCATCCAAAAGGGAAAGGAAAGAACTAAGTTATTTAGTTGGGAAAAAACCGTTAGTCAAACCATCGATGTTTATCGCTCTTTAGGGAAATAA
- the psbC gene encoding photosystem II reaction center protein CP43 translates to MVTLSNMPATSGRDLESTGFAWWSGNARLINLSGKLLGAHVAHAGLIVFWAGAMTLFETAHLIPEKPMYEQGFILLPHIATLGWGVGPAGEITDTFPFFVVGVLHIISSAVLGFGGIYHALRGPETLEEYSSFFGYDWKDKNQMTNIIGYHLILLGCGALLLVFKAMFFGGVYDTWAPGGGDVRVITNPTLNPAVIFGYLVKAPFGGEGWIISVNNMEDIIGGHIWIGLICIFGGIWHILTKPFAWARRAFIWSGEAYLSYSLGALSMMGFIASVFVWFNNTAYPSEFYGPTGMEASQSQAFTFLVRDQRMGANIGSAQGPTGLGKYLMRSPTGEIIFGGETMRFWDFRGPWLEPLRGPNGLDLDKLRNDVQPWQVRRAAEYMTHAPLGSLNSVGGVITDVNAFNYVSPRAWLATSHFTLGFFFLVGHLWHAGRARAAAAGFEKGIDRETEPVLAMPDLD, encoded by the coding sequence GTGGTAACGCTCTCTAATATGCCTGCTACCAGTGGACGTGACCTAGAATCTACTGGATTTGCTTGGTGGTCGGGAAATGCCCGTCTAATCAACCTTTCCGGTAAACTTCTAGGGGCCCATGTCGCCCACGCTGGTTTAATCGTTTTCTGGGCAGGGGCTATGACCCTGTTTGAAACTGCTCATCTTATCCCTGAAAAGCCCATGTACGAACAGGGCTTCATTCTTCTGCCTCACATTGCTACTCTAGGTTGGGGTGTAGGGCCGGCCGGTGAAATTACTGATACTTTCCCCTTCTTTGTCGTTGGGGTGTTACACATTATTTCTTCGGCGGTTCTCGGTTTCGGTGGTATTTACCATGCTCTACGGGGCCCTGAAACCTTAGAAGAATATTCCAGTTTCTTTGGTTATGACTGGAAAGATAAGAACCAAATGACCAATATCATCGGTTATCACCTCATTCTTTTGGGATGTGGTGCGTTGTTATTGGTTTTCAAAGCCATGTTCTTTGGCGGTGTCTATGACACTTGGGCCCCTGGTGGCGGAGATGTGCGTGTGATAACTAATCCTACTCTCAATCCGGCGGTAATCTTTGGCTATTTAGTCAAAGCCCCCTTCGGTGGTGAAGGTTGGATTATTAGTGTTAACAACATGGAAGACATTATCGGTGGTCATATTTGGATTGGCCTGATTTGTATCTTCGGTGGTATTTGGCACATCTTAACTAAACCTTTTGCTTGGGCCCGTCGCGCGTTTATCTGGTCTGGTGAGGCTTATCTCTCCTACAGTTTAGGCGCGTTGTCCATGATGGGTTTCATTGCCTCTGTGTTTGTTTGGTTTAATAACACTGCTTATCCCAGTGAGTTCTATGGCCCAACTGGCATGGAAGCTTCTCAATCTCAAGCCTTCACCTTCTTAGTGCGTGACCAACGTATGGGAGCAAATATCGGTTCTGCTCAAGGCCCCACAGGTCTAGGTAAATACCTGATGCGCTCTCCTACTGGTGAAATCATCTTTGGTGGTGAAACCATGCGTTTCTGGGACTTCCGTGGCCCTTGGTTAGAGCCTCTACGTGGTCCTAACGGTTTAGATTTAGACAAGTTAAGAAATGATGTTCAGCCTTGGCAAGTTCGCCGTGCTGCTGAATATATGACCCATGCTCCTCTAGGTTCTTTGAACTCTGTGGGTGGGGTTATCACCGATGTTAACGCTTTCAACTATGTATCTCCTCGTGCGTGGTTAGCGACATCTCACTTTACCCTTGGTTTCTTCTTCCTGGTTGGTCATCTGTGGCACGCTGGACGTGCGCGGGCGGCTGCTGCTGGATTTGAGAAAGGGATTGATCGTGAGACTGAACCCGTACTCGCTATGCCTGATCTTGACTAA
- the psbD gene encoding photosystem II D2 protein (photosystem q(a) protein), with protein sequence MTIAVGRAPERGWFDILDDWLKRDRFVFVGWSGLLLFPCAYLALGGWLTGTTFVSSWYTHGLASSYLEGCNFLTVAVSSPANAFGHSILFLWGPEAQGVFTRWCQIGGLWTFTALHGAFALIGFMLRQFEISRLVGIRPYNAIAFSAPIAVFVSVFLMYPLGQSSWFFAPSFGVAGIFRFILFLQGFHNWTLNPFHMMGVAGVLGGALLCAIHGATVENTLFEDSDQANTFRAFEPTQAEETYSMVTANRFWSQIFGIAFSNKRWLHFFMLFVPVTGLWMSSIGIVGLALNLRAYDFVSQELRAAEDPEFETFYTKNILLNEGLRAWMAPQDQPHQNFIFPEEVLPRGNAL encoded by the coding sequence ATGACCATTGCAGTCGGACGCGCACCAGAAAGAGGATGGTTTGATATCCTCGATGACTGGCTTAAGCGCGATCGCTTTGTCTTCGTTGGTTGGTCTGGTTTACTACTATTCCCCTGTGCCTATCTGGCTTTAGGCGGCTGGTTAACCGGAACCACCTTTGTTAGTTCTTGGTACACTCACGGATTGGCTAGTTCCTACCTCGAAGGTTGTAACTTCCTGACCGTTGCTGTATCTTCCCCTGCTAACGCCTTCGGACACTCCATCTTATTCCTTTGGGGCCCTGAAGCTCAAGGTGTATTTACCCGTTGGTGTCAAATCGGTGGTTTATGGACATTTACCGCCCTTCACGGTGCTTTCGCTCTGATTGGCTTCATGCTACGTCAGTTTGAAATTTCCCGTCTAGTAGGTATTCGTCCTTACAACGCCATCGCTTTTTCTGCTCCTATTGCGGTTTTCGTCAGCGTATTCCTGATGTACCCCTTGGGACAATCTAGCTGGTTCTTTGCTCCTAGTTTCGGAGTAGCCGGAATTTTCCGTTTCATCCTCTTTTTACAAGGTTTCCACAACTGGACACTTAATCCCTTCCACATGATGGGAGTAGCGGGTGTTCTCGGTGGTGCGCTACTTTGTGCTATTCATGGTGCTACAGTAGAAAATACCCTGTTTGAAGATAGTGATCAAGCGAACACTTTCCGGGCGTTTGAACCAACCCAAGCAGAAGAAACCTACTCAATGGTGACAGCTAACCGTTTCTGGTCACAGATTTTCGGTATTGCTTTCTCCAACAAACGTTGGTTACACTTCTTCATGTTATTTGTCCCGGTAACGGGTCTGTGGATGAGTTCCATTGGTATTGTAGGCTTGGCCCTCAACCTACGGGCTTATGATTTTGTCTCCCAAGAATTACGGGCTGCTGAAGACCCTGAATTTGAGACATTCTACACCAAAAATATTTTATTAAACGAAGGTCTACGAGCTTGGATGGCTCCCCAAGACCAACCCCATCAAAACTTTATCTTCCCTGAAGAGGTACTTCCCCGTGGTAACGCTCTCTAA
- a CDS encoding energy-coupling factor ABC transporter ATP-binding protein, with protein MHHNPVLIENLSHTYADGTSSLNDINLSIKANERVALIGANGSGKSTLQLHLNGIFLPQTGKIKIGQWLVNSQNLALIRNFVGLVFQNPDDQLFMPTVWEDVAFGPMNGGVKGKELELRVLEAMETVNLNPQVYGHRNPDNLSGGEKKRVAIAGVLAMQPQVLVLDEPSAQLDPRSRRQLINLLQTLPLTQLIATHDLDLAWDLCDRTIILSQGKIVYDGDTDKVMSDADFLAKHALEPPLSYSRPYCNLGDFPQLTQGW; from the coding sequence ATGCACCATAACCCAGTATTAATTGAAAATCTCAGCCATACTTATGCTGATGGTACTTCATCTCTTAATGATATCAACTTATCAATTAAAGCCAATGAAAGAGTAGCTTTAATAGGAGCAAATGGCTCAGGAAAATCCACTTTACAACTTCATCTTAATGGAATTTTTTTACCTCAAACTGGAAAAATAAAAATAGGACAATGGTTAGTTAATTCTCAAAATTTAGCCCTTATTCGTAATTTTGTTGGGTTAGTATTTCAAAATCCCGATGATCAATTATTTATGCCTACGGTTTGGGAAGATGTGGCCTTTGGCCCTATGAATGGGGGAGTCAAAGGAAAAGAACTAGAACTCAGAGTCCTAGAAGCGATGGAAACCGTTAATCTTAACCCTCAAGTGTATGGCCATCGGAACCCGGATAACCTTTCCGGTGGGGAAAAAAAACGAGTGGCGATCGCAGGGGTCTTGGCCATGCAGCCCCAAGTGTTAGTCTTAGATGAACCCTCAGCCCAACTAGATCCGCGATCGCGCCGTCAATTGATTAATTTATTACAAACCCTACCCCTGACGCAATTAATCGCCACCCATGATTTAGATTTAGCTTGGGACTTATGCGATCGCACAATTATTTTGAGTCAAGGGAAAATTGTCTATGATGGAGACACAGACAAGGTGATGAGTGATGCTGATTTTTTAGCGAAACACGCCTTAGAACCGCCTTTAAGCTATAGTCGCCCTTATTGTAACTTAGGGGATTTCCCCCAACTGACCCAGGGGTGGTAA
- a CDS encoding ABC transporter permease, translating to MKTYFKVLKLFWITAIAAELEYRLNFLIAMLSSLANLIGSLFSLFLFYRTGYTFEGWTWQEAMIVMGIFTILQGVSSIFLVPNLNRIVEQVQKGTLDFILLKPISSQFWLSARIISPWGIPDIIFGISIIIYAGCQLKITILDYLISSLILGLGIIILYSIWFMLGATSIWFVKIYNVTEVLRGLLEAGRFPIVAYPVAYRFFFTFVVPVTFLTTVPAETLLGRYNLSWMLGSGLLAILLLILSHYFWKFALGFYTSASS from the coding sequence ATGAAAACTTATTTTAAAGTTTTGAAACTATTTTGGATAACGGCGATCGCGGCCGAATTAGAATATCGTTTAAACTTTTTGATTGCCATGCTTAGTAGTTTAGCTAATTTAATTGGCAGTCTATTTAGCTTATTTCTTTTTTATAGAACTGGCTATACTTTTGAGGGATGGACTTGGCAAGAAGCGATGATAGTAATGGGAATCTTCACCATATTACAAGGAGTTTCAAGTATATTTTTAGTTCCGAATCTTAATCGAATTGTAGAACAAGTTCAAAAAGGAACCTTAGATTTTATTTTATTAAAACCTATTAGTAGTCAATTTTGGTTATCTGCGAGAATCATTTCTCCTTGGGGAATTCCTGATATAATTTTTGGAATAAGTATCATTATTTATGCTGGATGTCAACTAAAGATAACAATATTAGATTATTTAATAAGTAGTCTAATTCTTGGATTAGGTATTATCATTTTATATAGTATTTGGTTTATGTTAGGAGCAACCAGTATTTGGTTTGTTAAAATCTATAATGTAACAGAAGTATTGAGAGGATTATTAGAAGCGGGAAGATTTCCCATAGTCGCTTATCCGGTTGCCTATCGATTTTTCTTTACCTTTGTGGTTCCGGTAACTTTTTTAACGACAGTTCCCGCAGAAACCTTGTTAGGAAGATATAATCTTTCTTGGATGTTAGGGTCAGGATTACTGGCAATATTATTATTAATCTTATCTCACTATTTTTGGAAATTTGCGTTAGGATTTTATACCAGTGCGTCTAGTTAA
- a CDS encoding DUF1828 domain-containing protein, with protein MSEIYQIISLTIGRQFSCSTIDGFVRIRTPYLYPDGDFIDLYLKQKEEGYILTDLGETIRWLKMQSISQKMSEKQE; from the coding sequence ATGTCTGAAATATACCAAATTATTTCATTAACTATCGGTAGACAGTTTTCTTGTTCGACCATTGATGGTTTTGTCCGTATTCGTACTCCCTATCTCTATCCAGATGGGGACTTTATTGATTTGTACTTAAAACAGAAGGAAGAAGGCTACATTTTAACAGATTTAGGAGAAACAATACGTTGGTTAAAGATGCAAAGTATATCTCAAAAAATGTCAGAAAAGCAAGAATAA
- a CDS encoding J domain-containing protein, whose protein sequence is MKNAKNYYTILQISRQATVAQIKEAYRRLARQYHPDLHPNDPISEDKFKEVCEAYEILINPDKRIQYDRNLPEDFETKKKDSSSAKSLYIQGINKALDKNYQGAIKDYNQAIKLKHNFLEAYVKRCEAYFNLNQDHQVLADCQSIIRIDSHCFEGYYYLGRSRQRLGYLNGAIEAYTQAIDIKNDSAYSYYYRALSYDELDDKIKALNDLHKAANIFEIKGDFRGLQLAQNKINYINKKINPIEQLFNRDFSTPKTSIIKLIFTTSFNIIIDPGGRILSSWSKLTPKQALIIGCFYGLLGNIINVLNIYINKQDMLSQTYLINLFILGLFPFISLTILSLIFYLINHRIPNLASIIFVVGASLLPATLIIMTNFLNLPNFVKLILMIFALCYTILILYNGCLQIFNFSEKNSAFVSSTMITIISLNIWLFS, encoded by the coding sequence ATGAAAAACGCCAAAAATTACTATACAATTCTACAAATTTCTCGTCAAGCAACTGTGGCACAAATAAAAGAAGCTTATCGTCGCTTAGCTCGTCAATATCATCCTGATTTACATCCTAATGATCCTATTTCTGAAGACAAATTTAAAGAAGTTTGTGAGGCTTATGAAATTTTGATAAATCCTGATAAACGCATACAATATGATCGTAATCTTCCAGAAGACTTTGAGACAAAAAAAAAGGATTCTTCTTCAGCCAAGTCTTTGTATATTCAAGGAATTAATAAGGCCTTGGATAAAAATTATCAAGGAGCTATTAAAGATTATAATCAAGCAATTAAACTTAAACATAATTTTTTAGAAGCTTATGTTAAGCGTTGTGAGGCTTATTTTAACTTGAATCAAGATCATCAAGTCTTAGCAGATTGTCAATCAATTATTAGAATTGATTCTCATTGTTTTGAAGGTTATTATTATTTGGGTCGGTCTCGACAAAGATTAGGATATTTAAACGGAGCAATTGAAGCTTATACTCAAGCAATTGATATTAAAAATGATTCCGCTTACTCTTATTATTATCGAGCCTTATCTTATGACGAATTAGATGATAAAATTAAGGCTTTAAATGATTTACATAAAGCAGCTAATATTTTTGAAATAAAAGGAGATTTTAGGGGTTTACAATTAGCACAAAATAAAATTAATTATATCAACAAAAAAATTAACCCTATAGAGCAATTATTCAATCGTGATTTTTCTACTCCCAAAACTTCTATTATTAAACTGATTTTTACAACATCTTTTAATATTATAATTGATCCAGGAGGAAGAATTCTGTCTTCTTGGTCAAAGTTAACCCCAAAACAAGCATTAATAATTGGTTGTTTTTATGGCCTGTTAGGGAATATTATAAATGTGTTAAATATTTACATAAATAAACAAGATATGTTATCTCAAACTTATTTAATAAATTTATTTATATTAGGACTTTTTCCTTTTATATCTTTAACTATTTTAAGCTTAATTTTTTATTTAATTAATCACAGAATACCTAATTTAGCATCTATTATATTTGTTGTTGGAGCATCTTTATTGCCTGCTACACTGATCATTATGACTAATTTTCTTAATCTTCCTAATTTTGTGAAATTAATCTTGATGATTTTTGCCTTATGTTATACTATTCTGATTTTATATAATGGTTGTCTACAAATTTTTAATTTTTCGGAAAAAAATTCAGCTTTTGTCAGTTCGACTATGATAACTATCATAAGTTTAAATATTTGGCTATTTAGTTAA
- the ygfZ gene encoding CAF17-like 4Fe-4S cluster assembly/insertion protein YgfZ, whose amino-acid sequence MLEQLRERQLQLEGILNETETAITTFGNDSQAYQAAYNQVILWHNCHWGLLKLTGNDRARFLHNQTTNNINSIKSGQGCQTVFVNSTGRTLELATVYVTDEAILLLISPNRRQFLLEWMDKYLFPLDKVEITDISDENAIFSLIGPESDNIIKQWGINDILGQPQNSHHLVTVDNNVIRVGVGNGLAIPGYTLSIPINQVAEVWTKLIELGAIPAGDNVWGKLRIKQGRPFPDNELTEDYNPLEAGLWSTISFDKGCYIGQETIARLNTYQGVKQRLWGLKLSQLVEQGTPVTLDEKKVGILTSCTEINQEFWGLTYVKTKAGGEGLRVIIGEATGELIAVPFLSHDYYQPAAM is encoded by the coding sequence ATGCTAGAACAATTACGAGAACGGCAACTACAACTAGAAGGAATTTTAAACGAAACCGAAACAGCTATCACTACTTTTGGCAATGACTCTCAAGCTTATCAAGCGGCTTATAATCAAGTAATTTTATGGCATAATTGTCACTGGGGACTGTTAAAATTAACAGGCAATGATCGCGCTCGTTTTCTTCATAATCAAACTACAAATAATATCAATTCTATAAAATCTGGTCAAGGATGTCAGACAGTTTTTGTTAATTCCACTGGACGAACTTTAGAACTTGCTACAGTTTATGTGACAGATGAAGCCATTCTTCTGTTAATTTCTCCTAACCGTCGTCAATTCTTATTAGAATGGATGGATAAGTATCTTTTTCCCCTGGATAAAGTAGAAATAACCGATATTTCTGATGAGAATGCAATTTTTAGTTTAATCGGCCCTGAAAGTGATAATATTATCAAACAATGGGGAATTAATGATATTTTGGGACAACCTCAAAATAGTCATCATTTAGTGACAGTTGACAATAATGTGATTAGAGTTGGTGTAGGAAATGGCTTAGCTATTCCTGGTTATACCTTAAGTATTCCTATTAACCAAGTAGCAGAAGTTTGGACAAAATTAATAGAATTAGGGGCTATTCCTGCAGGGGATAATGTTTGGGGAAAACTAAGAATTAAACAAGGGCGACCATTTCCTGATAATGAATTAACCGAAGATTATAACCCACTAGAAGCCGGTTTATGGTCAACCATTTCCTTTGATAAAGGTTGTTATATTGGACAAGAAACAATTGCCAGATTAAATACTTATCAAGGTGTTAAACAACGTCTTTGGGGGCTAAAATTAAGTCAATTAGTTGAACAGGGAACTCCAGTTACTCTTGATGAGAAAAAAGTAGGAATTTTAACCAGTTGCACAGAAATAAATCAAGAATTTTGGGGATTAACTTATGTTAAAACTAAAGCAGGAGGAGAAGGATTAAGAGTTATAATAGGAGAAGCAACAGGAGAATTAATAGCTGTGCCATTTTTAAGTCATGATTATTATCAACCTGCTGCTATGTAA
- the thrC gene encoding threonine synthase: MTVQPLTSPFPQANATSAVTSPASDFKPWRGLIETYRPYLPVTEATPVITLLEGNTPLIPVPYISQQIGRGVKVFVKYDGLNPTGSFKDRGMTMAISKAKEEGAKAVICASTGNTSAAAAAYARRAGMRAFVIIPDGYVALGKLAQALLYGAEVIAIEGNFDEALNVVRNIAETYPVKLVNSVNPYRLEGQKTAAFEIVDVLGNAPDWLCIPVGNAGNISAYWMGFCQYHSLGKSDKLPKMMGFQAAGAAPFILGKPISNPQTLATAIRIGNPASWDKAWAAKEASLGEFNAVTDEEILDAYGILASQEGIFCEPASAASVAGLLKVKDKIPHEITIVCVLTGNGLKDPDCAIKHSNNQVKSGVKPDLSIVAEAMGF; this comes from the coding sequence ATGACTGTTCAACCTTTAACCTCTCCCTTTCCACAAGCGAACGCCACATCAGCCGTAACCTCACCTGCTTCAGACTTCAAACCTTGGCGGGGGTTAATAGAAACTTATCGTCCCTATCTTCCTGTCACCGAAGCGACACCAGTTATCACCCTTCTCGAAGGTAACACTCCTCTTATTCCTGTTCCCTACATCTCTCAACAAATAGGACGAGGAGTCAAAGTATTTGTCAAATACGACGGTTTAAACCCCACAGGAAGCTTTAAAGATAGGGGGATGACCATGGCCATCTCTAAAGCCAAAGAAGAAGGGGCTAAAGCTGTTATTTGTGCTAGTACCGGAAACACTTCTGCTGCTGCGGCCGCCTACGCAAGACGGGCCGGAATGCGGGCTTTTGTTATTATTCCTGATGGGTATGTAGCACTTGGTAAACTTGCCCAAGCTTTATTATATGGGGCAGAAGTCATCGCCATTGAAGGGAATTTTGATGAGGCTTTAAATGTAGTTCGCAACATAGCAGAAACTTATCCCGTTAAATTAGTTAATTCTGTCAACCCTTATCGTTTAGAAGGACAAAAAACTGCCGCTTTTGAAATAGTTGATGTCTTAGGAAATGCCCCTGACTGGTTATGTATTCCAGTAGGAAATGCGGGAAATATTAGTGCTTATTGGATGGGTTTTTGTCAATATCATAGTTTAGGAAAGAGCGATAAATTACCTAAAATGATGGGGTTTCAAGCTGCGGGTGCTGCACCTTTTATTCTTGGTAAACCTATTTCTAATCCTCAAACATTAGCTACTGCTATTCGTATTGGCAACCCTGCTAGTTGGGATAAAGCTTGGGCAGCAAAAGAAGCCAGTTTAGGAGAATTTAATGCTGTTACTGATGAAGAAATATTAGACGCTTATGGTATTTTAGCATCTCAAGAAGGGATATTTTGTGAACCAGCTAGTGCCGCATCTGTAGCCGGTTTATTAAAGGTAAAAGATAAAATTCCCCATGAGATAACAATTGTTTGCGTCTTAACAGGAAATGGACTTAAAGATCCTGATTGTGCTATTAAACATAGTAACAATCAAGTGAAATCAGGGGTTAAACCTGATTTATCAATTGTTGCTGAGGCTATGGGTTTTTAA